A region of the Bremerella alba genome:
CTTCAACCCACGGTTTTGTCGAGCACGGTCGATCAGGTTGGTTCTCGTCTGCTGTTTCGAGGCTACGGCGTCTCGGACCGCAACCTGCCCATCCATGCCGCGCTGACCTCCCACGATAGCTTGATCTTCCTAGACGAGGCCCACTGCTCGCGCCCCTTTGGTGAGACGATGCACTGGATCCAACGGTATCGCGGTGAACCTTGGGCGGACGAAACGCTGAAGCTTCCTTTTCAATTCGTACAGATGACGGCGACGCCGACCGAAAGAGATGATGACTCTAATATCCTGGAGTTGACGGAAGAAGATTACGCTACGGACGAACCACTAAGAAAGCGCCACGACTGTCCTAAACCAGTCCAGTTGGTTCTCGCGGAAAAGGCAAAAGCTTCCAAACTGTCGAAGGTCTTGTCGGACAAAATCGTCAAACAGGCTCTGCAATTGGTAGAAGAACAGGGTTGCCGACGCATTGCCATAGTGGTTAACCGCGTGGCAATCGCCCGGAAGGTATTTCAACAACTCCAGGAATTGAAAAAAGAAGCCGTTTCGCTGATGATCGGGCGAATGCGACCGCGGGACCGCGATAAGATGACGCCTGAACTTTTGGCAACTTTCGGGGCGAAGGAAGGTAAAAGTACGCAGGAGGACACAACACGTTTCGTCGTTGCAACGCAATGTTTGGAAGTGGGGGCGGATCTCGATTTTGATGGCATGGTCACTCAATGTGCCAGTCTAGACGCGCTGCGGCAACGCTTTGGACGACTCGACCGCTTGGGTGGATGGAACGCACAGCGGAACAAACCGGTTCGCGGCGTGATCGTGGCGGCGGAAGGAGACGTTCCCCCAAAAGAAAAGCTTCCCGATACCACGAAGAGCAACCCGCTCGATCCCATTTATGGCAACGCCTTAGCCCATACATGGCATTGGTTGCAAGAGAAAGAAGCCGAATCAGCCGATGGGACGATTGACTTCGGCATCCGTTCGTTCGACGCGAAGCTGGAAGCGATGGAGGAAGAAGACCGTGTTCAACTTCTAGCTCCTAGTGAATCCGCTCCCATCCTAATGCCAGCCCACATGGACCTGCTTTGCCAAACGGCGCCACGGCCAACGCCGGAGCCGGACGTCAGCCACTATCTGCATGGGCCACGCGACGTTTCACCCGATGTCCGAGTGTGTTGGCGGGCCGATCTAAATTTGACACCATCCTCAGAGCAAAAGAATCGCTGGATCTCCACCATTCAAACGTGCCCTCCCACTTCGGCGGAATGCATGCCGGTTCCATTGTACCTCTTTCGCCAGTGGCTTCGCGGTGAACGCGGGGAAGACGCTTCAGGCGATGTTTTGGGAGAAGCGGTCGATGCGACGGACGGCTCAGACGATCCCAAGTATACGCGACACGAGGTTCTGTTGTGGCGCGGAATTGAAAAGCCAAATCGTCCCGGCAGCATTCAAATCGATGGCCGGTCGGTAGCGGAGATTCGTCCCGGCGAAACCATTGTCATTCCCATCGAACAGGGAGGCTGGGAATTCTTTGGCCACGTTCCCGCGCACTCCGAAGGAGTCTCTTCCGAGTTTACGGCGCGAGAACTTTATCAAGCGGGGATTGGGCAAGAGGCTGCCTTGGGCTCTCGGTTTGAATCGGCTGTGAAAGCCTATAAAGAAATCGCGCCGCTGGATATCGCCGACCATGGATTTCTTCAGAGTCGCCGGAAAGTGATTCTACGATTTCATCCCAAATTAAAGACAAAAGGCGATCTAGGTAAACTTTGCGAACGCGTTCTCAAAGAATTTGGCGACCCTGACAAAGATCTATCTCTCAAAACGTTGAAAGACCTCGTTCAAGATTTCCTTGCGAATAGGAACCAATCGACCGAAACCAAAGAGATATTCCAGCGAGCGCTGCTGGAACTCCTAAAGGAGCCAAAATTCATTCTCGGCGGAAAAATATTCCGATACGAAGGGGGACTGGCTTGGATATCCAAGCGACTCGAAAAGCAGGTAGCCGATGCACTCTTATGTCACGCCGCACTTCCTCTAGCTTCGTTTGGAGACGAAGACGACGAACTTAGTTACTCAGGGTCGATCTCGCTTTCACAACATTTGGTGGACGTCGAACAAGCGGCGAAGCGTTTCAGCCAGGCAGCCGAATTGACGGCCCCCCTTCATTCCACCACGACGATGTCGGCCCGGTTGCATGACCTCGGTAAAGCCGACCCGCGATTCCAAGCGATGCTTCTCGGCATGCCGCTTTCCATTGCCTATATGCAGCCCATGTTAATGGCGAAATCGGACCAGGGACGATCCGCCAACCCCACGGAATTGCCGGAACACTTTCGTCACGAAATGCCTTCGGTAGACTTAGTCGATCGGTTTGATTTGGAATCTGTCGATAGAGAACTGCTGAAGCATCAGATTGCCGCTCATCATGGATATGCCCGGCCCTTCGCGCCAATTTGTATCGACGAGAAGCCTGAGGGGATCGAGCTGAATTCCCTGGGAGGGCCCACGTTCTCGGAAACCGATCGTCAGAACATGTTGCCATTGCACCGCCTCGATTCAGGCATTGCCGAGCGATTTTGGAATTTGAATCGAACGTTTGGCTGGTGGGGCTTAGCGTACCTAGAAACGGTCGTCCGCTTGGCTGATTGGCAGGCGAGTGCTTCGCCTGGGGATGGCCAATCGAAAGTTCAACTGCCCTCGATTCGTTCCACGGATACTGGGACTTCAACCGAGGCTGGCCATTCGGAATTCAAACTGCTGGGAATCGATGGTAGCAATCCGCTCGGCTTCTTAGCAGCGCTCGGCGTGCTGCGGACATTGGATACGGCCCGTCCCTCGTCAGTCTTCATGAATTGGGCCCACATCGAAGGAGCTTGGAGGCCTGTCATTCAAATTGATGATACGCTTGCGACGGACAACGAGACGCTGCTCGCCCTGCTGACCGATCTGCTGGTCGTATCTGAAATAGACAGCTATCCCCCACTTCGCCTGAGCGAGTTCATCGATTCGGTAGGCATGCGTCAAGCCTTCGCGAATGCCGCCCAGATGGCCAGCCTTACAGATCGCTGCGATGCGGACTGGCTGAGCTGTAACGGGTCGGATTTGGTCGACAAAACCGTAATTTCACAGCTTCAGACAACGCGGCGCGATTATCATCCCATCAACGTACGGGGGCTTTTGGAAAACACGACGCGCGAACATCTACAACGATCCCTTTTCGAGCCCTGGGACTATGGCGATCCCTTAGCAGGCGTATCGCTGCACCTCGAACCGCGTGAGGACCGGCGACACGCTTATCAATGGCACATGCCCAGTGGCGACCCCACGAAAAGTAGTTCCGGTGGGATGATCGGCGCGAATCGGTTGGCTCTTGAAGCTTGGCCTCTATTTCAATCACTTCCACGTGGCGAGAAACTAACAACCGTGGGTTTTCACACGGCACGCGGAGCCGGAACCCGTTTCACATGGCCCATCTGGAACCGCCCGATCTCGCTCACCGTCGCCACAAGCCTGCTTGCCTACCAAGGACTTCAGGCAGAAACAGTTGACCATGCCCAATTAAAGCCACTCGGAATTGCGGCCACCTATCGGTGTAATCGTATCTTAGTAGGTAAGACACCTAATCTAACGGTACCCACCTCATGCTAATTCAACCAGATGCGGATAGCCGTTCCGAGCGGTAGCGACCGAAAAGTGCTCATGGCAAGATCTTGAAAAGTTGAAAGAGTATTAGTCGTGGACTCAACAACACTTTTTTCAACTTCCAGATGAGTTCGGCACAAATCGTTATATAGCATGAGGTTAGAGCACATACCCTTTGAAATGCCAAGGCATTTATTCTCCCAATCCAAATCAATGGCCCATTAAAACTGTACCATTGATTTGGATTGGGAATTGGGTGACGACTCAATACCTTTGATAATCTGCTCGACACAGGCGTCGATCGCATCGACCGGGTTGAACCAGCGAAGCTTTTTGGCAAATGCTTGGGCGCGCTCGCCGAATTCGCGGTTGTTCAGAAGTGTTCCCAATTGCTGGATTGCTTGCCTTGGTTGTTCGGGAGAGGCATCCAGCGCGACTCCCATCTTTACGGTTCGATGCGTGAGCAACGCCTGTTCGAATGTGAGGGGAATCTGCAAGATCGGTTTACCGGCGAGAAGCAGGTCGCAGGTCGTGCCGTGGCTTCCATTGAGGATCGCGATGTCACACCAACCCCGTACCGATTCCATGGGCAAAGTGCCTTGGTGAAGTTGGACATTGGGAGCAACGACCGACGCAAGATGCTTCATATTCAAACCGTCCCCCACCACAACCGCCGGAAGGCCTTGCCCGCTGATCCAACGCAACAGATCGGTGACCGCCTTGGCGGGCTTCAAATAGACGAACACCTTTGGCTTTTTCCCCTGGGGCCAATCGAGTGCCGGATCGGCCGCCGCGGCATCCTTGTTTTTGGCCTGCTGAGTGCTACCCGCCCATGCGCCAAGGTAATGTCCCGTCGTACGTTGAGGATAATGATCGAGCTCCGCAAACGTCGTCAGCAGGTTGACGTCCATGTCTCCATAGATTTGCCCAATGCGCTCAATCTCCGGCTGCTTCTCACTCAGCAGAACGGAATTAATACGATCCACAAGAATCAATTCATGATGCTGGCGATCCGCGGCCTCCATCGGTCGCCAGGGGGCCATCGGTGGCAAAGGAAATTCGTCTACCGGACAGCAAAACCCGGTGCCAATCGTCATCTGGAACGCTTGTCGACCACGCGCGGCAAGCATTGCCGTAGGACTATGGTCAAAGAGAAGCAGATCAGGCTGCAATAGATCGAACAAGTTGCGCCAGGCCGACAACATCGCTTTCAGCTCTCGCGATTCCTGGTAACCCATATTCGCTAACAAATGGGCAAACGTCGAAGGGGTGGGATTGTACGGCACTGCTCGACTTATCTTCACCGGTGCTTGAAAAAGACGAACATCAAGATCAGTGAGAAATACCGCCGCGCGCTTCAAATCCTTGACAATCATGATCACGCGATGACCAGCGTCGAGTAATCGCTCTGCGATGGGGCGGAAACGTCCCACGTGACCAAATCCCCCTCCCAATTCCCATGTAAAAACGATGTTCGCCATAGTTGACCTGGGTTTAAGTAGGCATTTCTTACGCCGAACTTTGGTCGGCATGCGAGTGCGTGAATCTAAATCGATGATCCGATCTGTTACGGATCATTAGCAAAGCAGGCTTCCAGCGGAGAGTTCTTAAAGTAATTTTCTAGCTGCTCATAGTTCGCTATTTCACTGCGAAGTTCATCGCCAACTTTGATCGTCTTGGGTTCCGGACATGGCAGGTCATCGAGCTGCAAGTGGTTGGTAATACTCCGCCATGGTACCTCAGGTTCTTCGTCCAACTCTTCGTACCACACTGTGAGCCGCTGCTGCTGAGGAACCAACGATTCAAACAAGTTCCATCGCTCGTCATAAGCATAGCAGTCCTGCTCGAATTCGAGCGGATCAACATACACCGGGCTCGTCTTGGGTACTTCTTCGTCTCGATAGACTTGCCAGTGACGGAGCTGGCTCGCCTTGGCCATCGAGACAAAGCGTGCCAGATGGTTTCGACGTTTCAGCGCGATAAAGCGAAACTCCGGATCGTCCGCTAACTTCTGCCAGACATCGGACCAAGGGCCAACGCCATGCACGAGGTGCAGCAAGAACCCCGGCATCGCCCCGCGTGGCGAGCCCCCTAGGCCATGCAAAACTTGGCTGGTGGTCATTTGACGATACGCTTCGGTTTTGGGGGATTCGTCGTTAAATATCTCGTCATGAATATCGACGCCCGGGTGCTGCATGAGCATTGTGCGAAGCATGTGCGTTCCGCAACGCGGATGGCTTATCAACGCAAATCGCTTGGGTGCGACGTCTGCTTCTTCCCGCGTCGTGCGCCTGGCGTTGTTCAGATGCGACACCACCTGGGCGCGGCGGTAAACCTGATGGTGTCTTCGGGAAATCTCTTTCAATTGCAGCACCTGGTGGACTTGCTTCAGAGCATCATTCTGCGTTTGCGAATTGGATGCCTCGAGCTGTTTCTGGATGGCATCGGCGAGGGCCTGGCTGTTGTTGGGAGGACAAAATTGAATTGCCCCCGGCGCGATCAGGTCGTATTCGCGCAGCGACGGCAGGTCCGACGCGAGAACCGGTTTGCGGTGACTGATCCAACTGGAAATCGATCCCGAGGCGGCCGATTGCAGAAAGGGACAAACGGCCAGGTCCGTTGCCGCCAGGTAATAGTCCAATAGTTCGTCGGGAAGGTAGCCTGTGATCCGAATACGCTGCACCAGTCCCTGCTTTTCGATGAAGGAAACCAACTGCTCGGCATAACTCTGGCTGGAACCGATGTCAGCAGGTCGTCCGGCCAGCACGGCAAAACAGTTCTGAGGGAGACGCGAAAACGCTTCCAGAAAAACGTGATAGCCCTTTCGGAAGTAGATCTTGCCTAGCACTGTAATGACCGGAGTATCAGGCAACCCCAACATGCGCTTCGCCTCGTCTTTCTCCGCGACAATGCGCCGCGGCTCGACGAAATGGGGCATGATGTAAAGTTTTTCGGAAGGTACATACGGCAAGAGTTTCTCGCGATCCTGGCGGGTAAACACCAATAGCTGGCAGCACATCGACGCGAGTTTCGCGATTTGCTGGCAGGCGTTTTCATTGCACGACGCAGTCGATACATCGTGAATGGTGGCGACGATCGGTGCGCGCGTTCGCTCGAAGAATTGAAACGTGACGTGATCGCCTGGCCCGATCTCGGGCGCGAGCGTTATGCTGCCTCGCAGGCATCGCAGTTGGACATGAGCGATATCGACTTGGGAAAGCTTCTGAGCAACGATGCAAACCGAAGCCGGATCAGGACCGGCCAGAACTTCGTCGCCTATCGTCGCATGCTGATAACGCTTGAATCCCCAGGAAAGTATCTCGCTGTACCGACGAATGCCATCGTTGGGTTGCCCAGCGTGTAGAAGTCCAATTTTCATCGGGTACTCCGGAGAAACTTAGCGGGAAAAGTCCCAGGGATTCTAACGCACGCTCAGCGCACAGCAAACTGTTTCGATGACGATTACTCTTTGGTGCGTTGGTCCGAAGCGAATATTACTTGGTCGTAGTTCGCTGAAGCGTGCCCTTTCACGATTCGTTGCCAAAGCTTTTAGACCTCGTCGCCATTGCTGGAACGTGCGGACCGTGCTTTCGTCGTTAGCACAAAAGTTGAATGTGAATCGGATCGCAATCGCTATACCGGCTGGCGAGGCTCGATAGCGCCGATACATGTGCACGCCACGTTGCCGGTGAGCTATCCGGCGCTAACTTGTTTCACGCATTGCGCAAACAGTAGTCCCATTCTTCGCTCTTAAGTTGTCGCGAAAGTTCTTGGAGCGCGCGTCCATTTTCTCCCGAAGGGCCAGAACTGAAAACGGTTGAACTCATAGATCGATAGGGCTCCAAATGTGCAAACACGCCCGATATGCCAATTAGTTCCGCCAGGGCTTAGAATGGCCGTAGCGCATGAGCGTACAATCTGAAACTCAAATATTTCAAAAATTACATTAAACGTAGTTGCAATCTTTATATTGCAATGATTAAATCCAACGCAGCCCTTCAAGGGGGTATCGCGACCTCGCACGGTGACCCTCGTTCAGGTGGTCCATTTCGGGATTGAAATAATGACACTTTTCGCAGAAGGCAGGACAATGTCTGCGTGTGCAACTCGTCAACGGCTTGGAAGAATTTACAAACGCTTTGAAAGTATGTGGTTACATTGCTTTTTTCAAAATTCTTTTTACCGATTCAACACTTAGGCCCTGCGAAGTTCTTCGCAAGTAGTTCACGCCGTCGTTTTTGTGGTCTGAGTGTCAGAAATAAGTAACAGTCCTTTCGGACTACACCTTACCGGCTAAGTTCCTACCACCCAAGTCAGGGATAACTCGCGACTCGCCTGAACTCGATCGGGCGGATCCTGGCATCTTGGCTCCACCGATTTCCAGCGTCTTGTGAAAAATTGGCTCCGCCATATTGAGAAATACCCAATCTAAGAAGGCAATTCTTATGGTTTCGCTCAACGAATGGTTTGCTAAAACGTGGTTCGCTCACTACAAGCGACGGCAGCGTGAACGTCAGCGAATTAAGAACCACCAGGCTCGCCTGGAGCAGTTCGAGCCTCGGCAGGCGCCCGGCGGTTTGGTCCATGTATGGATGGACGATGTTCTTGCCAACTGCGGCTTCCGCGGCTGGGAAGATGGGCCGGCCGCGTTCGATGCGGACCAGAGCCAACCCACGACCAAGAGGCTTGGTAGTAAGGGGTGGAGCGGCCCTGGTAGCGACGCGAATGAGAGCAGCGAGACCTGGCAGCGCCATCAGAACGAGCGCTCGCTGCAGAGCGAAACAGAGCAAACCGAAGTACAGGCAAATCGCGCTTCGACCAATCGCCTCGATCGTGCGCCGTTGACCGAGAGCGAGATCGTCGGCAATTTGTGGGATGACAATTCCTGGTCGGTACCTGTCGTCTCCTCCGATGACTTCCGGTTGAATCAACGGTTCTCGGGAAATTCTGGGGGAGGCTCCGATTCATTCAACGGCATCTTTGGACGCAGCGCGCTTTCCCATGCGCCGTCAGCCATAAGTCCGCTCCAGGGCGGGCCAAGTGGTAGCAGTTCATTGTCCGAAAGCAGTGCCCTGCCAGTCTCGCCGACGGCGGGCGCGAATTCCGCGAGTGATGGAAACCAATTCTTCCGCATTTCACCTGGTAGCCAGAATCCGATCACGCCTCAGCAGCCGAGTGCTGCGCCGATCGAATTCGATGCCGTGGGTACGGTGATTTCTGCCGATCGTATCGTCGTTCATGGCACGCTTCCCGAAGCCGTGGAGCATGAAACGCATGTTGAGATTTACAGCAGCGACGATGAACAGCTCAATGCACAAGATCGGTATTTAGGCACCGCCCAA
Encoded here:
- the cas3g gene encoding type I-G CRISPR-associated helicase/endonuclease Cas3g translates to MSTPVDNLRALTVEDFASFYEAIHGHTPFQWQQRLAKMACVGQWPSTLKLPTASGKTAAIDAALFALAFQAAEANRPDGQMTAGRRIFFVVDRRIIVNDAHRRAEQISQKLQVAASDEKADSDANILKRVALWLKQLTGDDDAPPLDCFELRGGIYRDDAWVRSPLQPTVLSSTVDQVGSRLLFRGYGVSDRNLPIHAALTSHDSLIFLDEAHCSRPFGETMHWIQRYRGEPWADETLKLPFQFVQMTATPTERDDDSNILELTEEDYATDEPLRKRHDCPKPVQLVLAEKAKASKLSKVLSDKIVKQALQLVEEQGCRRIAIVVNRVAIARKVFQQLQELKKEAVSLMIGRMRPRDRDKMTPELLATFGAKEGKSTQEDTTRFVVATQCLEVGADLDFDGMVTQCASLDALRQRFGRLDRLGGWNAQRNKPVRGVIVAAEGDVPPKEKLPDTTKSNPLDPIYGNALAHTWHWLQEKEAESADGTIDFGIRSFDAKLEAMEEEDRVQLLAPSESAPILMPAHMDLLCQTAPRPTPEPDVSHYLHGPRDVSPDVRVCWRADLNLTPSSEQKNRWISTIQTCPPTSAECMPVPLYLFRQWLRGERGEDASGDVLGEAVDATDGSDDPKYTRHEVLLWRGIEKPNRPGSIQIDGRSVAEIRPGETIVIPIEQGGWEFFGHVPAHSEGVSSEFTARELYQAGIGQEAALGSRFESAVKAYKEIAPLDIADHGFLQSRRKVILRFHPKLKTKGDLGKLCERVLKEFGDPDKDLSLKTLKDLVQDFLANRNQSTETKEIFQRALLELLKEPKFILGGKIFRYEGGLAWISKRLEKQVADALLCHAALPLASFGDEDDELSYSGSISLSQHLVDVEQAAKRFSQAAELTAPLHSTTTMSARLHDLGKADPRFQAMLLGMPLSIAYMQPMLMAKSDQGRSANPTELPEHFRHEMPSVDLVDRFDLESVDRELLKHQIAAHHGYARPFAPICIDEKPEGIELNSLGGPTFSETDRQNMLPLHRLDSGIAERFWNLNRTFGWWGLAYLETVVRLADWQASASPGDGQSKVQLPSIRSTDTGTSTEAGHSEFKLLGIDGSNPLGFLAALGVLRTLDTARPSSVFMNWAHIEGAWRPVIQIDDTLATDNETLLALLTDLLVVSEIDSYPPLRLSEFIDSVGMRQAFANAAQMASLTDRCDADWLSCNGSDLVDKTVISQLQTTRRDYHPINVRGLLENTTREHLQRSLFEPWDYGDPLAGVSLHLEPREDRRHAYQWHMPSGDPTKSSSGGMIGANRLALEAWPLFQSLPRGEKLTTVGFHTARGAGTRFTWPIWNRPISLTVATSLLAYQGLQAETVDHAQLKPLGIAATYRCNRILVGKTPNLTVPTSC
- a CDS encoding glycosyltransferase, encoding MGRFRPIAERLLDAGHRVIMIVKDLKRAAVFLTDLDVRLFQAPVKISRAVPYNPTPSTFAHLLANMGYQESRELKAMLSAWRNLFDLLQPDLLLFDHSPTAMLAARGRQAFQMTIGTGFCCPVDEFPLPPMAPWRPMEAADRQHHELILVDRINSVLLSEKQPEIERIGQIYGDMDVNLLTTFAELDHYPQRTTGHYLGAWAGSTQQAKNKDAAAADPALDWPQGKKPKVFVYLKPAKAVTDLLRWISGQGLPAVVVGDGLNMKHLASVVAPNVQLHQGTLPMESVRGWCDIAILNGSHGTTCDLLLAGKPILQIPLTFEQALLTHRTVKMGVALDASPEQPRQAIQQLGTLLNNREFGERAQAFAKKLRWFNPVDAIDACVEQIIKGIESSPNSQSKSMVQF
- a CDS encoding glycosyltransferase — its product is MKIGLLHAGQPNDGIRRYSEILSWGFKRYQHATIGDEVLAGPDPASVCIVAQKLSQVDIAHVQLRCLRGSITLAPEIGPGDHVTFQFFERTRAPIVATIHDVSTASCNENACQQIAKLASMCCQLLVFTRQDREKLLPYVPSEKLYIMPHFVEPRRIVAEKDEAKRMLGLPDTPVITVLGKIYFRKGYHVFLEAFSRLPQNCFAVLAGRPADIGSSQSYAEQLVSFIEKQGLVQRIRITGYLPDELLDYYLAATDLAVCPFLQSAASGSISSWISHRKPVLASDLPSLREYDLIAPGAIQFCPPNNSQALADAIQKQLEASNSQTQNDALKQVHQVLQLKEISRRHHQVYRRAQVVSHLNNARRTTREEADVAPKRFALISHPRCGTHMLRTMLMQHPGVDIHDEIFNDESPKTEAYRQMTTSQVLHGLGGSPRGAMPGFLLHLVHGVGPWSDVWQKLADDPEFRFIALKRRNHLARFVSMAKASQLRHWQVYRDEEVPKTSPVYVDPLEFEQDCYAYDERWNLFESLVPQQQRLTVWYEELDEEPEVPWRSITNHLQLDDLPCPEPKTIKVGDELRSEIANYEQLENYFKNSPLEACFANDP